In the Mytilus galloprovincialis chromosome 10, xbMytGall1.hap1.1, whole genome shotgun sequence genome, one interval contains:
- the LOC143048534 gene encoding uncharacterized protein LOC143048534 has product MSASSFSSISTTHGACRTEFKRQKTYLTLEKQYIIDNESTDPLPIVELKPFVKKVWRREKSLPSFYDMLPPSKPLTTKSKKAEQIFPQDPPPLEKIELYIGNGVNENKTESKARHTSGHLSPRCKSKNLIHPSAETKAPKQIEHTQSLVPGFISRDERSKTTLNEIQHSDSPTKIQTGLMSSLERKEVDEPSMFINLRGDSFKPNGSVRRPLSYFVPHRNSMKKNGMWQQLQSTDSLPNYITRHMMSRSPLSDDTSRSSSPYYDSFDKRGTLPSIKISYQTLAKRPNKPKIDSDDYNTSPYHQVSRINNALYELSKYGAASKIERQLSFQLKIDLHKFRKSRDYFPFDITPNELAKYYPPPAINLTNGEIQIRKAQQLNTPMKRRKEHRQKSQVSFHSTSDKIENQEWGPSRTEDDRPIDTRNTNLESALENIAESESEEEELKLKEITVPSQFDNVTNTQESDSALRGLDDSRTGFTQPTQPTKSTIDIGLQSTFQSNMAEATSTQEMDVEPHEQNERSALSTRTSGIISGVRDANISFLNASDIQKDSESREAKSGNIDKLERDSTFLTSDLNTDYGNPDLSVVS; this is encoded by the coding sequence ATGTCAGCCAGTTCGTTTTCTTCAATTTCAACAACACATGGAGCCTGTAGAACAGAGTTTAAACGACAGAAAACATATCTAACTCTCGAAAAACAGTATATTATAGACAATGAATCAACTGATCCACTACCTATCGTAGAACTTAAACCTTTTGTTAAAAAAGTATGGAGGCGAGAAAAAAGTCTGCCTTCTTTTTACGATATGTTACCTCCATCAAAACCTCTAACTACTAAATCTAAAAAAGCAGAACAGATATTTCCACAGGATCCTCCACCGCTGGAGAAAATAGAACTGTATATTGGAAATGgcgtaaatgaaaataaaaccgAATCGAAGGCGAGGCATACAAGTGGACATTTATCGCCTAGATGTAAATCAAAGAACTTGATTCATCCGTCAGCTGAAACAAAGGCTCCAAAGCAAATAGAACATACACAAAGTTTAGTTCCGGGCTTTATATCAAGAGACGAACGTAGTAAAACAACTTTAAATGAAATTCAGCATTCAGACAGTCCGACTAAAATACAAACTGGTCTGATGTCTTCTTTGGAAAGGAAAGAAGTTGACGAACCTTCGATGTTTATAAATTTGCGAGGGGACAGTTTTAAACCGAATGGGTCCGTTAGAAGACCTCTTAGTTATTTCGTTCCACATAGAAATTCAATGAAGAAAAATGGCATGTGGCAACAACTTCAAAGTACGGACAGTTTGCCTAATTACATAACACGTCACATGATGTCTCGAAGCCCTCTCTCTGATGACACAAGCCGTTCATCTTCGCCATATTATGATTCTTTCGATAAAAGAGGAACTTTACCTTCAATAAAAATTTCTTACCAGACACTTGCTAAACGACCAAATAAACCGAAAATAGATTCTGACGATTACAACACCTCTCCTTATCATCAAGTAAGTAGAATAAACAATGCTCTTTATGAACTGAGTAAATATGGTGCAGCGTCAAAAATAGAAAGACAATTGAGTTTCCAACTTAAAATAGACTTGCACAAATTTAGGAAATCGCGTGATTATTTCCCGTTCGATATAACACCAAACGAATTAGCTAAGTACTATCCCCCTCCAGCGATCAATCTGACAAACGGTGAAATACAAATTAGGAAGGCCCAGCAATTGAATACTCCAATGAAGAGGCGCAAGGAACATAGACAAAAATCACAGGTTTCTTTCCATTCGACTTCTGATAAAATAGAAAATCAAGAATGGGGTCCTAGTAGAACTGAAGACGACAGACCCATTGACACTCGAAATACTAATTTGGAGAGCGCTTTAGAGAACATTGCAGAATCAGAATCAGAGGAAGAGGAATTAAAACTTAAAGAAATTACAGTGCCTAGTCAATTTGACAATGTTACTAATACGCAAGAGAGTGACAGTGCTTTACGTGGACTAGATGATTCGCGCACCGGTTTTACGCAACCAACACAACCAACTAAATCAACAATTGATATAGGTCTACAGTCTACTTTTCAATCAAACATGGCAGAAGCTACTTCTACTCAGGAAATGGACGTTGAACCACATGAACAAAATGAGCGTAGTGCTCTGTCAACACGAACATCTGGTATCATATCGGGCGTAAGGGACGCAAATATTTCTTTCCTTAACGCAAGCGACATTCAAAAGGACAGTGAATCTAGAGAAGCTAAGAGTGGTAATATTGACAAACTAGAACGCGACAGTACTTTTCTCACCTCCGATCTCAATACGGATTATGGTAATCCAGATCTATCTGTCGTGAGCTGA